One Stenotrophomonas sp. SAU14A_NAIMI4_5 DNA segment encodes these proteins:
- a CDS encoding DUF3247 family protein: protein MSRIAPRIHTDPAQIAHLEALLPQLGGEWQVQLTLHDGRRLLGTVAVRPTLQQYRNEAGDEGSNGQLRLDDYDNPVQQHHVWLDEIASVSRLPPKAPSQA, encoded by the coding sequence ATGTCCCGTATTGCGCCCCGCATCCACACCGATCCAGCGCAGATCGCCCATCTGGAAGCCCTGTTGCCGCAACTGGGTGGCGAATGGCAGGTGCAGCTGACCCTGCATGATGGCCGCCGCCTGCTGGGCACCGTGGCCGTGCGCCCGACGCTGCAGCAGTACCGCAATGAAGCGGGTGATGAAGGCAGCAACGGCCAGCTGCGCCTGGACGACTACGACAACCCGGTGCAGCAGCACCACGTCTGGCTGGACGAGATCGCCAGCGTCAGCCGGTTGCCGCCGAAGGCGCCGTCACAGGCGTGA
- a CDS encoding class I SAM-dependent methyltransferase: protein MASSNDAPLQTLLLPFSNGTLHWPDGPVAFLRARDGWPLREIAGNREVHCEQSFAPFAEPLQQAAGWTVSGQIDDAAGKGRYPLVLVLPPRQREEARALFARALALVAEGGRIVACQSNNEGARSGEGDLKQLTGLGGCLTKNHCRVYWTAPLQGQHDADLAKRWSALDAVRPIVGGRFLSRPGVFAWDRIDPASALLAEHLPADLAGRAADLGAGYGYLSRELLERCPKITALDLYEAEQRALALAELNLAPPPRALPLRFLWRDVTAGVEPGYDVIISNPPFHTPSRADRPDIGQRFIAVAAQALRPGGRLYVVANRHLPYEYTLNESFGAVRVIAERDGFKLVEAVKGKGK, encoded by the coding sequence ATGGCCTCCAGCAACGACGCCCCCCTGCAGACCCTGCTCCTGCCGTTCAGCAACGGCACCCTGCACTGGCCCGACGGCCCGGTCGCCTTCCTCCGTGCCCGCGATGGCTGGCCGCTGCGCGAGATCGCCGGCAACCGCGAAGTGCACTGCGAGCAGAGCTTCGCCCCGTTTGCCGAGCCGCTGCAGCAGGCCGCCGGCTGGACCGTCAGCGGCCAGATCGACGATGCCGCCGGCAAGGGCCGCTACCCGCTGGTGCTGGTGCTGCCGCCGCGCCAGCGTGAGGAAGCCCGCGCGCTGTTCGCCCGCGCCCTGGCCCTGGTGGCCGAGGGTGGCCGGATCGTCGCCTGCCAGTCCAACAATGAGGGCGCCCGCTCCGGCGAAGGCGACCTCAAGCAGCTGACCGGCCTCGGCGGCTGCCTGACCAAGAACCACTGCCGCGTGTACTGGACCGCGCCGCTGCAGGGCCAGCACGATGCCGACCTGGCCAAGCGCTGGAGCGCGCTGGACGCCGTGCGTCCGATCGTCGGCGGCCGCTTCCTCAGCCGCCCGGGCGTGTTTGCCTGGGACCGCATCGACCCGGCCTCGGCGCTGCTGGCCGAGCACCTGCCCGCCGACCTGGCCGGCCGTGCCGCCGATCTCGGTGCCGGCTACGGCTACCTGTCGCGCGAGCTGCTGGAGCGCTGCCCGAAGATCACCGCGCTGGACCTGTATGAAGCCGAGCAGCGTGCGCTGGCCCTGGCCGAACTGAACCTGGCACCGCCGCCGCGCGCATTGCCGCTGCGCTTCCTGTGGCGCGATGTCACCGCCGGCGTCGAGCCGGGCTACGACGTCATCATCAGCAACCCGCCGTTCCACACGCCGTCGCGCGCCGACCGTCCGGACATCGGCCAGCGCTTCATCGCCGTGGCCGCGCAGGCGCTGCGCCCGGGTGGCCGCCTGTACGTAGTGGCCAACCGCCACCTGCCCTACGAATACACGCTCAACGAGAGCTTCGGCGCCGTGCGTGTCATCGCCGAGCGCGATGGCTTCAAGCTGGTCGAGGCAGTGAAGGGGAAGGGCAAGTGA
- a CDS encoding pseudouridine synthase, with the protein MKLVKLIANLGYGSRKQVQWMFREGRVTDADGEVLYADDQVPHEAIRVDGEPLDPPVGLSLALYKPAGYTCSTKDTGRLIYDLLPPRFRDRDPVLSTVGRLDRETSGLLLLTDDGGLLHRIISPKSKLPKVYEVELAEDLRGDEVAQFASGTLMLEAEKTPLLPAELEVLGPRKARLVLHEGRYHQVRRMFAAVGNHVQALHRSRVGGLDLQGLDEGQWRMLTSTDLDTLFAP; encoded by the coding sequence GTGAAGCTGGTCAAGCTGATCGCCAACCTGGGGTACGGCAGCCGCAAGCAGGTGCAGTGGATGTTCCGCGAGGGCCGCGTCACCGATGCCGACGGCGAGGTGCTGTACGCCGATGACCAGGTGCCGCACGAGGCGATCCGGGTTGATGGCGAGCCGCTGGACCCGCCGGTGGGCCTGTCGCTGGCGTTGTACAAGCCGGCCGGCTACACCTGTTCGACCAAGGACACCGGCCGCCTGATCTACGACCTGCTGCCGCCGCGCTTCCGCGACCGCGACCCGGTGCTGTCCACCGTCGGCCGCCTGGACCGCGAGACCAGCGGCCTGCTGCTGCTGACCGACGACGGTGGCCTGCTGCACCGGATCATCTCGCCGAAGTCGAAGCTGCCCAAGGTCTACGAAGTGGAACTGGCCGAGGACCTGCGTGGCGACGAAGTGGCGCAGTTCGCCAGCGGTACGCTGATGCTGGAAGCGGAGAAGACGCCCCTGCTGCCCGCTGAACTCGAGGTGCTGGGCCCGCGCAAGGCGCGCCTGGTGCTGCACGAAGGCCGCTACCATCAGGTACGCCGCATGTTCGCCGCCGTCGGCAACCACGTGCAGGCCCTGCACCGCAGCCGCGTTGGCGGCCTGGACCTGCAGGGGCTGGACGAAGGCCAATGGCGGATGCTGACCTCAACCGACCTGGACACCCTGTTCGCTCCATGA
- a CDS encoding HAD family phosphatase, with protein MTSLAALSFLPDAVIFDMDGLMIDSERVSIACWSEAAAELGLPLDATFFVRMVGLGDRDSQALLRGQGVSDAMIETMAARCHDLYEARTQTGLPLRPGILELLELLKAHAIPRAVATTTRQPRANRKLAAAGLLPYFDAVITSGDVAHPKPAPDIYLLAAQRLGKAPERCLALEDSPAGTRAAVAAGMTVIQVPDLVHPDDELRALGHRIVGSLVDAHALLVPLLPR; from the coding sequence ATGACCTCCCTCGCTGCGCTGTCGTTCCTCCCGGATGCCGTCATCTTCGACATGGACGGCCTGATGATCGACAGCGAGCGGGTGTCGATCGCGTGCTGGAGCGAGGCGGCCGCCGAACTCGGGTTGCCGCTGGACGCGACGTTCTTCGTGCGCATGGTCGGCCTGGGTGACCGTGACAGCCAGGCGCTGCTGCGCGGGCAGGGCGTGTCGGACGCGATGATCGAGACGATGGCGGCACGCTGCCACGACCTCTACGAGGCGCGCACGCAGACCGGCCTGCCCTTGCGGCCGGGCATCCTGGAGCTGCTGGAACTGCTGAAGGCGCACGCCATTCCGCGTGCCGTGGCGACCACCACGCGGCAGCCGCGGGCCAACCGCAAGCTGGCTGCGGCCGGCCTGCTGCCGTACTTCGATGCGGTCATCACCAGTGGCGACGTGGCCCACCCGAAGCCGGCGCCGGACATCTACCTGCTGGCCGCACAGCGGCTGGGCAAGGCACCGGAACGCTGCCTGGCGCTGGAGGATTCACCGGCCGGCACGCGCGCCGCCGTGGCCGCGGGCATGACCGTGATCCAGGTACCGGACCTGGTGCATCCGGATGATGAACTGCGCGCGCTGGGCCACCGCATCGTCGGCTCGCTGGTGGATGCCCACGCCCTGCTGGTGCCGCTGCTGCCGAGGTAA
- the fabB gene encoding beta-ketoacyl-ACP synthase I, translating into MRRVVITGMGITSCLGNDLDTVSSALREGRAGITALPDHAEAGLRSQIGGRVDLDLDAQIDRKQKRFMSDAAAFAYIAMRDAIADAGLSPEQVSALRTGLIAGSGGGSSEWQVGAVDLLRARGVRKVGPYMVPRTMCSTVSACLATAYQIKGVSYSLSAACATSAHCIGAAADMIRHGAQDIMFAGGGEDLHWSMSVMFDAMGALSTSFNDTPANASRPYDKDRDGFVIAGGGGMLVLEDYDHAVARGARIHAELIGYGVTSDGADMVAPSGEGAVRCMKMALQNVDRPLDYLNTHGTSTPLGDVTELGAIREVFGDAVPPLSSTKALSGHSLGAASVHEAIYCLLMMRDGFVAGSANITELDPAVEGFPILRESREQKLDTVMSNSFGFGGTNAALVFGRV; encoded by the coding sequence ATGCGTCGCGTCGTCATCACCGGCATGGGCATCACCTCGTGCCTGGGCAATGATCTGGATACCGTTTCCTCGGCGCTGCGCGAAGGCCGCGCCGGCATCACCGCGCTGCCCGACCACGCCGAAGCCGGCCTGCGCAGCCAGATCGGTGGCCGCGTGGACCTGGACCTGGATGCGCAGATCGACCGCAAGCAGAAGCGCTTCATGAGCGATGCGGCCGCCTTCGCCTACATCGCCATGCGCGATGCGATCGCCGATGCCGGCCTGTCGCCGGAACAGGTGAGCGCGCTGCGCACCGGCCTGATCGCCGGTTCCGGCGGTGGCTCCAGCGAATGGCAGGTGGGTGCCGTCGACCTGCTGCGCGCCCGTGGCGTGCGCAAGGTCGGCCCGTACATGGTGCCGCGCACGATGTGCTCCACCGTGTCGGCCTGCCTGGCCACTGCCTACCAGATCAAGGGCGTCAGCTACTCGCTGTCGGCCGCCTGCGCGACCTCGGCGCACTGCATCGGCGCGGCCGCGGACATGATCCGCCACGGCGCGCAGGACATCATGTTCGCCGGCGGCGGCGAAGACCTGCACTGGTCGATGAGCGTGATGTTCGATGCGATGGGCGCGCTGTCGACCAGCTTCAACGACACCCCGGCCAACGCCTCGCGTCCGTACGACAAGGACCGCGACGGCTTCGTCATCGCCGGTGGCGGCGGCATGCTGGTGCTGGAAGACTACGACCACGCCGTGGCCCGCGGTGCGCGCATCCATGCCGAGCTGATCGGCTATGGCGTGACCTCCGACGGTGCCGACATGGTCGCCCCGTCCGGTGAGGGCGCGGTGCGCTGCATGAAGATGGCGCTGCAAAACGTCGACCGTCCGCTGGATTACCTCAATACCCACGGCACCTCGACGCCGCTGGGCGACGTGACCGAGCTGGGTGCGATCCGCGAAGTGTTCGGCGATGCGGTGCCGCCGCTGTCGTCGACCAAGGCGCTGTCGGGCCACTCGCTCGGCGCGGCCAGCGTGCACGAGGCGATCTACTGCCTGCTGATGATGCGCGATGGTTTCGTGGCCGGTTCGGCCAACATCACCGAGCTGGACCCGGCGGTGGAAGGCTTCCCGATCCTGCGCGAGAGCCGCGAGCAGAAGCTGGACACGGTGATGTCCAACAGCTTCGGTTTCGGTGGTACGAACGCAGCGCTGGTGTTCGGCCGCGTTTGA
- the fabA gene encoding 3-hydroxyacyl-[acyl-carrier-protein] dehydratase FabA: MTRLHAFNRDQLLASARGELFGAAAGRLPNDPMLMFDRITEIREDGGPHGKGMVRAELDIRPDLWFFGCHFIGDPVMPGCLGLDAMWQLTGFYLTWLGAPGKGRALGCGEVKFTGQVLPEAKLVRYEIDITRVINRKLVMAQADARMYVDDREIYNARDLRVGLFTETGSF, from the coding sequence ATGACTCGTCTCCACGCGTTCAACCGTGACCAGCTGCTGGCCAGCGCCCGCGGTGAACTGTTCGGCGCCGCCGCCGGCCGTCTGCCCAACGACCCGATGCTGATGTTCGACCGCATCACCGAAATCCGCGAGGACGGCGGACCGCATGGCAAGGGCATGGTTCGTGCCGAACTGGATATCCGCCCGGACCTGTGGTTCTTCGGCTGCCACTTCATCGGCGACCCGGTGATGCCCGGCTGCCTGGGCCTGGATGCCATGTGGCAGCTGACCGGCTTCTACCTTACCTGGCTGGGTGCGCCCGGCAAGGGCCGCGCCCTGGGCTGCGGCGAGGTGAAGTTCACCGGCCAGGTGCTGCCGGAAGCCAAGCTGGTGCGCTACGAGATCGACATCACCCGCGTCATCAACCGCAAGCTGGTGATGGCCCAGGCCGATGCCCGCATGTACGTGGACGACCGCGAGATCTACAACGCCCGCGACCTGCGCGTGGGCCTGTTCACTGAAACCGGGAGCTTCTGA
- the dinB gene encoding DNA polymerase IV gives MNALRKIIHVDMDAFYASVEQRDDPSLRGKPVVVAWRGARSVVCAASYEARVFGVRSAMPALRAERLCPDAIFVPPDFARYKAVSRQVREIFLRHTDLVEPLSLDEAYLDVTVPKSGIELATEIARTIRAQIREETNLTASAGIAPNKFLAKIASDWRKPDGQFVIPPQRVDAFLLTLPVKSVPGVGKVMEGKLAERGIITCGDLRNWTLPDLEENFGSFGRSLYNRARGIDERPVEPDQQVQSISSEDTFAEDLLLEDLGEAIVQLAEKTWNATRKTERIGHTVVLKLKTAQFRILTRSYTPDRPPESLQELRDIALSLRARVDLPADTRYRLVGVGLGGFRDKEPVVQGELFGHDPNNPTDI, from the coding sequence ATGAACGCACTGCGCAAGATCATCCACGTCGACATGGACGCCTTCTACGCGTCGGTGGAGCAGCGTGACGACCCGTCACTGCGCGGCAAGCCGGTTGTCGTGGCCTGGCGCGGCGCGCGTTCGGTGGTGTGCGCGGCCTCGTACGAAGCGCGGGTATTCGGCGTGCGCTCGGCGATGCCGGCCCTGCGTGCCGAGCGCCTGTGCCCGGATGCGATCTTCGTGCCGCCGGATTTCGCGCGTTACAAAGCCGTGTCACGCCAGGTGCGCGAGATCTTCCTGCGCCATACCGACCTGGTCGAACCGCTGTCGCTGGACGAGGCCTACCTGGACGTGACCGTGCCGAAGAGCGGCATCGAACTGGCCACCGAGATCGCCCGCACCATCCGCGCGCAGATCCGTGAAGAAACCAACCTGACTGCTTCAGCCGGCATCGCGCCGAACAAGTTCCTGGCCAAGATCGCCTCGGACTGGCGCAAGCCTGACGGCCAGTTCGTCATTCCGCCGCAGCGCGTGGACGCGTTCCTGCTGACCCTGCCGGTGAAGAGCGTGCCGGGCGTGGGCAAGGTGATGGAAGGCAAGCTGGCCGAGCGCGGCATCATCACCTGTGGTGACCTGCGCAACTGGACGCTGCCGGACCTGGAAGAAAATTTCGGCAGCTTCGGCCGCAGCCTGTACAACCGCGCCCGCGGCATCGACGAACGCCCGGTGGAACCGGACCAGCAGGTGCAGTCGATCTCGTCGGAGGACACCTTCGCCGAAGACCTGCTGCTGGAAGACCTGGGGGAGGCCATCGTGCAGCTGGCCGAGAAGACCTGGAACGCCACGCGGAAGACCGAACGCATCGGCCACACCGTGGTGCTGAAACTGAAGACCGCCCAGTTCCGCATCCTCACCCGCAGCTACACCCCCGACCGCCCACCGGAATCGCTGCAGGAACTGCGCGACATCGCCCTGTCCCTGCGCGCCCGCGTCGACCTGCCCGCCGACACCCGCTACCGCCTGGTCGGCGTCGGCCTCGGCGGATTCCGCGATAAAGAACCGGTCGTGCAGGGCGAACTGTTTGGGCACGACCCAAACAATCCAACAGATATCTAG
- a CDS encoding IS110 family transposase yields MNGIGIDVSKRQLDVGTTDGETLQVSNHLTGFSELDVWLRKHPAAQIVLEATGGYEQPVLDFLHKAGHPVVRANALRARRLAQGMGHIAKTDRLDAYALAQMAALVKLPPYQPLELWQQKMREFVRARRQAMEMLTIARQQQEMVGDRELRRLLQANINRQQALVERLGKQIAEQVAQQPQLAVLKSMKGVGPALQAVLASYLPELGRISGKRIASLVGVAPMSHDSGTMRGKRSIQGGRAEIRQVLYMAAMSAMRHEPRLRDFYQSLRARGKEGKVAIVAVMRKMLVILNARVRDAESGPIPA; encoded by the coding sequence ATGAACGGGATCGGGATTGATGTCAGCAAGCGCCAGCTGGATGTCGGCACGACGGACGGAGAGACCCTGCAGGTCAGCAATCACCTCACCGGGTTTTCTGAATTGGATGTTTGGCTGAGAAAACATCCGGCCGCCCAGATCGTGCTGGAGGCTACCGGCGGCTATGAACAGCCCGTGCTGGATTTCCTGCACAAGGCTGGCCATCCGGTGGTCCGTGCCAATGCCCTGCGGGCCCGCAGGCTGGCCCAGGGGATGGGCCATATCGCCAAGACGGACCGCTTGGATGCCTACGCGCTGGCGCAGATGGCTGCGCTGGTGAAACTGCCTCCCTATCAGCCGCTAGAGCTTTGGCAGCAGAAGATGCGGGAGTTCGTGCGAGCGCGTCGTCAGGCGATGGAAATGTTGACCATCGCGCGGCAGCAGCAGGAAATGGTCGGTGATCGTGAATTGCGCCGGCTGCTGCAGGCCAACATCAACCGCCAGCAGGCGCTGGTTGAACGCCTGGGGAAGCAGATTGCCGAGCAGGTCGCCCAGCAGCCTCAACTGGCTGTCCTGAAGTCGATGAAAGGCGTGGGACCAGCGCTGCAGGCCGTACTGGCAAGTTATCTGCCAGAGCTTGGCAGGATCAGTGGCAAGCGCATCGCCAGCCTGGTCGGTGTGGCGCCCATGTCCCACGACAGCGGCACCATGCGCGGGAAACGAAGCATCCAAGGTGGCAGGGCTGAGATCCGCCAGGTGCTCTACATGGCGGCGATGTCGGCCATGCGGCATGAACCTCGATTGCGCGACTTTTACCAGTCGCTGCGAGCCCGCGGCAAGGAGGGCAAGGTGGCCATCGTGGCGGTGATGCGGAAGATGCTGGTGATCCTCAACGCCCGCGTGCGCGACGCTGAAAGCGGACCGATCCCCGCTTAA
- a CDS encoding MBL fold metallo-hydrolase encodes MRTAALLLPLALAAGFASAPLLAAPATPAATAAKQSQLHLQTFHPGPQAMFSVSSVLIEGRHEVILVDAQFAASDARALVEKIRASDKQLTTIYISHGDPDYYFGLATLQDAFPQARIVATAQTVAHIKQTQAGKLAYWGPKMGADAPARIVVPQVLDGDALQLEGQRLPLIGLDGPTPDRTVLWVPSLRAIVGGIPVVAGEHVWMADTQTPQSHADWLQTLQRLQALKPKVVVPGHYAPGAALDASALRFTADYIRAFDVETAKAKDSAALVKAMQARYPTLAGVESLELSAKVAKGEMQWP; translated from the coding sequence ATGCGTACTGCTGCCCTACTGCTTCCCCTCGCACTGGCTGCCGGTTTCGCCAGTGCACCGCTGCTGGCCGCACCGGCCACGCCCGCAGCCACCGCGGCGAAGCAATCACAGCTGCACCTGCAGACCTTCCATCCCGGCCCGCAGGCGATGTTCTCGGTGTCCTCGGTGCTGATCGAAGGCCGCCATGAGGTGATCCTGGTCGATGCGCAGTTCGCGGCCAGCGATGCGCGCGCACTGGTCGAAAAGATCCGCGCCAGCGACAAGCAGCTGACCACGATCTACATCAGCCACGGCGATCCGGATTACTACTTCGGCCTGGCCACGCTGCAGGATGCGTTCCCGCAGGCACGCATCGTCGCCACCGCGCAGACCGTCGCCCACATCAAACAGACCCAGGCCGGCAAGCTGGCGTACTGGGGCCCGAAGATGGGTGCTGACGCGCCCGCGCGCATCGTCGTGCCGCAGGTGCTGGACGGCGATGCGCTGCAGCTGGAAGGCCAGCGCCTGCCGCTGATCGGGCTGGATGGGCCGACGCCGGACCGCACGGTGCTGTGGGTGCCGTCGCTGCGCGCGATCGTGGGTGGCATTCCGGTGGTGGCCGGTGAGCATGTGTGGATGGCCGATACGCAGACGCCGCAGTCGCATGCCGATTGGCTGCAGACGCTGCAGCGGCTGCAGGCGCTGAAGCCGAAGGTGGTGGTGCCGGGTCATTACGCGCCGGGTGCGGCGCTGGATGCGAGCGCGCTGCGTTTTACTGCCGATTACATCCGCGCGTTCGATGTGGAAACGGCGAAGGCGAAGGACAGTGCGGCGCTGGTGAAGGCGATGCAGGCGCGTTATCCGACGCTGGCGGGCGTGGAGTCGCTGGAGCTGAGTGCGAAGGTGGCCAAGGGCGAGATGCAGTGGCCTTGA
- a CDS encoding NAD(P)H-binding protein, whose translation MKIALVGATGNIGRQIARHALANGHQVTAVVRSEKDLPAELAGAQLAIAALDDTDALAAVIAGHDVLASAYGPRPGDDIAQIATVADQLVAAARQAKVPRVVVVGGAGSLEIAPGVQLVDTPDFPAAYKPYALAAREALKRLQAVDDLDWTFFSPAAEIGPGDERGQYRVQAKTFLADASGHSRISYADYGAAFVAELEAAKYPKQIITAAY comes from the coding sequence ATGAAGATCGCCCTCGTCGGTGCCACCGGCAACATCGGCCGCCAGATCGCCCGCCACGCGCTGGCCAACGGCCACCAGGTCACGGCCGTGGTCCGCAGTGAAAAGGACCTGCCGGCCGAACTGGCCGGTGCCCAGCTCGCCATCGCTGCGCTGGATGACACCGACGCCCTGGCTGCGGTGATTGCCGGCCACGACGTGCTGGCCAGCGCCTACGGCCCGCGCCCGGGTGATGACATCGCCCAGATCGCCACCGTGGCCGACCAGCTGGTCGCCGCCGCACGCCAGGCCAAGGTGCCGCGCGTGGTGGTGGTCGGTGGTGCCGGCAGCCTGGAGATCGCGCCGGGCGTGCAGCTGGTCGACACCCCGGATTTCCCGGCCGCCTACAAGCCCTACGCACTGGCCGCGCGCGAAGCACTGAAGCGCCTGCAGGCCGTGGACGACCTGGACTGGACCTTCTTCTCGCCCGCGGCGGAAATCGGCCCGGGCGACGAGCGCGGCCAGTACCGCGTGCAGGCGAAGACCTTCCTCGCCGATGCCAGCGGCCACAGCCGCATCAGCTACGCCGATTACGGTGCGGCATTCGTGGCCGAGCTGGAAGCGGCCAAGTACCCGAAGCAGATCATCACTGCGGCGTATTGA
- a CDS encoding LysR family transcriptional regulator — MDRLTAMTVFVEVAERGSLTAAAEVLDMSRAMVTRYLAEVEGWLGARLLHRTTRRISLTGAGEAALARFRQMLAIGEELQGELASDDPEPHGTLRITASVSFGQSHLARAVAAFVQRHPAARIELLLVDRMVNLVEERVDLAVRIARQIDPSLIARRLATCRSVLCATPAYLQAHGTPSAPEQLPAHNCLTHHYVGKSLWQLHRDGRALSVAVGGNISANEASLLLEAVRAGAGIAMLPTYQVAPLLRSGELVQLLPAYELDELGIHAVYASRRQQPAIMRRFLDFLAECFASPAFQDLDWRPAIKEDT; from the coding sequence ATGGACCGATTGACCGCCATGACCGTGTTCGTCGAAGTGGCCGAGCGCGGCAGCCTGACCGCCGCCGCCGAGGTGCTGGACATGTCCCGCGCGATGGTCACCCGCTACCTGGCCGAGGTGGAGGGCTGGCTGGGCGCACGCCTGCTGCACCGGACCACGCGGCGGATCAGCCTGACCGGCGCCGGTGAAGCCGCGCTGGCGCGCTTCCGGCAGATGCTGGCCATCGGCGAGGAGCTGCAGGGCGAACTGGCCAGCGACGATCCCGAGCCGCACGGCACCCTGCGCATCACCGCCAGCGTGTCGTTCGGGCAGAGCCATCTGGCCCGCGCGGTGGCTGCCTTCGTGCAGCGCCATCCGGCGGCGCGCATCGAGCTGCTGCTGGTCGACCGCATGGTCAACCTGGTGGAGGAGCGCGTGGACCTAGCGGTGCGCATCGCGCGCCAGATCGACCCGAGCCTGATCGCGCGACGGCTGGCCACATGCCGCTCGGTGCTGTGCGCAACGCCCGCCTACCTGCAGGCGCACGGCACGCCCAGCGCACCGGAACAGCTGCCCGCGCACAACTGCCTCACCCATCATTACGTAGGAAAGAGCCTGTGGCAGCTGCACCGCGATGGCCGCGCGCTGTCGGTGGCGGTGGGCGGCAACATCAGTGCCAACGAAGCCTCGCTGCTGCTGGAAGCGGTGCGCGCCGGTGCCGGCATCGCCATGCTGCCGACCTACCAGGTAGCACCGCTGCTGCGTTCGGGCGAACTGGTGCAGCTGCTGCCGGCCTACGAACTGGACGAGCTGGGCATTCATGCCGTGTACGCATCGCGTCGACAGCAGCCCGCTATCATGCGGCGGTTCCTGGATTTCCTGGCCGAGTGTTTTGCCAGCCCGGCCTTCCAGGATCTGGATTGGCGCCCAGCGATCAAGGAGGACACATGA
- a CDS encoding class I SAM-dependent methyltransferase, which translates to MNHGQALLDHNRAAWDRQAREVRDWSRPVDADTIAAARQGRWQVHLTPRALPLDWLGDVRGRRILCLASAGGQQAPVLAAAGAIVTVFDLSDGQLAQDRSVAQRDGLTLRTVQGDMRDLHAFPDGSFDVVFHPISNLYVPDVRPVWAECQRVLARDGLLLASFYNPVVFVGARDPQLQEQGLIRPRFAIPYSDLEDLPADEREAKLARGEALTFGHSLGELIGGQLDAGFVVERFMEDWQPQPRFLIDRYLPTFLATRARRIG; encoded by the coding sequence ATGAACCATGGACAGGCATTGCTCGACCACAACCGCGCGGCGTGGGACCGGCAGGCACGCGAGGTCCGCGACTGGTCTCGCCCCGTTGATGCGGACACCATCGCCGCTGCCCGCCAGGGCCGCTGGCAGGTACACCTGACGCCACGCGCGTTGCCGCTGGACTGGCTGGGCGATGTGCGCGGCCGCCGCATCCTCTGCCTGGCCTCGGCCGGTGGCCAGCAGGCGCCGGTACTGGCCGCCGCCGGCGCTATCGTCACGGTGTTCGATCTGTCCGACGGGCAGCTGGCGCAGGACCGCAGCGTGGCCCAGCGCGACGGCCTGACGTTGCGCACCGTGCAGGGCGACATGCGTGACCTGCACGCCTTCCCCGATGGCAGCTTCGATGTGGTGTTCCACCCCATTTCCAATCTGTACGTGCCCGACGTGCGCCCGGTGTGGGCCGAGTGCCAGCGCGTGCTGGCCCGGGATGGCCTGCTGCTGGCCAGCTTCTACAACCCGGTGGTGTTCGTGGGCGCGCGCGATCCGCAGCTGCAGGAACAGGGCCTGATCCGCCCGCGGTTTGCCATTCCGTATTCGGACCTGGAAGACCTGCCCGCCGACGAGCGCGAGGCCAAGCTGGCGCGTGGCGAAGCGCTGACCTTTGGCCACAGCCTGGGTGAACTGATCGGTGGCCAGCTCGATGCCGGCTTCGTGGTCGAGCGCTTCATGGAAGACTGGCAGCCGCAGCCGCGCTTCCTGATCGATCGCTACCTGCCCACCTTCCTGGCCACCCGCGCGCGCCGGATCGGCTGA